A region of Panthera uncia isolate 11264 chromosome D4, Puncia_PCG_1.0, whole genome shotgun sequence DNA encodes the following proteins:
- the BRD3OS gene encoding putative uncharacterized protein BRD3OS, protein MSGRVPLAEKALSESYARLRYRDTSLLIWQQQQQTLESVPPGTYLSRSRSMWYSQYGNEAILVRDRNKLEVSRDTGQSKFCTVM, encoded by the coding sequence ATGAGTGGCCGCGTGCCGCTGGCGGAGAAGGCCCTGTCTGAGAGCTATGCCCGGCTCCGGTACCGGGACACCTCCTTGCTCAtctggcagcagcagcagcagacacTGGAATCCGTGCCCCCTGGGACATACCTGAGCAGGAGCCGAAGCATGTGGTACTCCCAGTACGGAAATGAGGCCATCCTGGTCCGGGACAGAAACAAGCTTGAGGTCTCCCGGGACACGGGCCAGTCCAAGTTTTGTACGGTCATGTAA